The proteins below are encoded in one region of Nilaparvata lugens isolate BPH chromosome X, ASM1435652v1, whole genome shotgun sequence:
- the LOC111055466 gene encoding craniofacial development protein 2-like translates to MYVDLEMEETVTVIQVYAPIEDYVIADKEAFYEELQKEMDKARDRSRHFIIMGDWNGRIGSEVNRGQGCMGRFAGDRILNDNGERIIDFCLENNLMIGNTFYNHKKIHQITYPALGRQAESVIDYMVYTRNTNYAVCDVKVIRGAELATDHKLLVLDTNFSIPKARKTKAYVKVKVEELRKPGVSNEFSRKMEEELTWQNEEWGRKGMEDIWNALKTTIKRVAEQACGSRQIKGQGKKRTRWWSDEVKNMVRYKKEAWKRYLQTRTEEDRRAYVEKRNQVKETVRRA, encoded by the coding sequence ATGTATGTGGACTTGGAGATGGAAGAGACTGTTACAGTAATTCAAGTCTATGCCCCAATAGAAGATTATGTCATTGCAGATAAAGAAGCATTCTATGAAGAATTACAGAAGGAAATGGATAAGGCACGAGACAGAAGTAGGCATTTTATCATAATGGGAGACTGGAACGGAAGAATAGGGAGTGAGGTGAACAGAGGACAAGGCTGTATGGGAAGGTTTGCTGGGGATAGAATCTTGAATGATAATGGAGAAAGGATCATAGACTTTTGCCTGGAAAACAACCTTATGATTGGAAACACTTTTTACAACCACAAAAAGATACACCAAATTACATATCCAGCTTTGGGTAGACAGGCAGAGAGTGTAATTGACTACATGGTGTACACAAGAAACACAAACTATGCTGTATGCGATGTGAAGGTCATAAGGGGGGCAGAGCTGGCAACTGACCATAAATTGCTTGTGCTGGATACAAACTTCAGTATCCCTAAGGCAAGGAAAACCAAGGCATATGTAAAGGTCAAAGTTGAGGAACTGAGGAAGCCTGGAGTTAGTAATGAGTTTTCCAGAAAAATGGAAGAGGAATTGACATGGCAAAATGAGGAATGGGGAAGAAAAGGGATGGAAGATATATGGAACGCACTAAAAACTACAATAAAAAGAGTTGCAGAGCAGGCATGTGGCAGTAGACAGATTAAAGGGCAGGGTAAGAAACGTACAAGATGGTGGAGTGATGAGGTGAAGAACATGGTTAGATACAAAAAGGAAGCATGGAAAAGATATCTCCAAACAAGAACAGAGGAAGACAGAAGAGCATATGTGGAAAAACGGAACCAAGTGAAAGAGACTGTGAGACGGGCTTAA